The Bombus vancouverensis nearcticus chromosome 9, iyBomVanc1_principal, whole genome shotgun sequence genome includes a window with the following:
- the Mhc gene encoding myosin heavy chain isoform X11, whose amino-acid sequence MPKPKPQEGEDPDPTPYLFVSLEQKRIDQTKPYDAKKACWVPDEKEGYVLGEIKATKGDIVSVTLPGGESKDFKKDQLQQVNPPKYEKAEDMSNLTYLNDASVLHNLKQRYYAKLIYTYSGLFCVAINPYKRFPVYTHRCAKLYRGKRRNEVPPHIFAISDGAYVNMLTNSENQSMLITGESGAGKTENTKKVIAYFATVGASTKKADDTSQKKGSLEDQVVQTNPVLEAFGNAKTVRNDNSSRFGKFIRIHFGPTGKLAGADIETYLLEKARVISQQALERSYHIFYQMMSGSVPGLKEMLLLSNNIHDYYFVSQGKTTIPGLDDGEELLITDQAFDVLGFTQEEKNDIYKITAAVMHMGGMKFKQRGREEQAEADGTEEGERVAKLLGCDCADLYKNLLKPRIKVGNEFVTQGRNKDQVAYSVGAMSKAMFDRLFKWLVKKCNETLDTQQKRQHFIGVLDIAGFEIFDYNSFEQLCINFTNEKLQQFFNHHMFILEQEEYKREGIEWTFIDFGMDLQQTIDLIEKPMGILSILEEESMFPKATDKTFEEKLNNNHLGKSPNFLKPKPPKPGQQAAHFAIGHYAGNVPYNITGWLEKNKDPLNDTVVDQFKKSSNKLLIEIFADHPGQSGDAGGGGGAKGGRGKKGGGFSTVSSSYREQLNNLMTTLRATQPHFVRCIIPNEMKQPGVIDSHLVMHQLTCNGVLEGIRICRKGFPNRMVYPDFKLRYKILAPQAVTKLGADPKKAAEAILEASGLDPDQYRLGHTKVFFRAGVLGQMEELRDERLSKIVSWMQAYIRGYLSRKDYKKLQDQRLALVVVQRNLRKYLQIRTWPWWKLWQKVKPLLNVTRIEDELAALEEKARKAQEAFEKEEKLRKELEEQNTKLVSERNALQRQLDGEKGSLSEYMEKSLKLAAQKADIESQLQDLNDRFKEEEDARNNLFQNKKKLEQEVAGLKKDIEDLELNLQKSEQDKATKDHQIRNLNDEIAHQDELINKLNKEKKNQGEVNQKTAEELQAAEDKVNHLNKVKVKLEHTLDELEDSLEREKKSRADVEKAKRKVEGDLKLTQEAVADLERNKKELEQTIQRKDKELSSLTAKLEDEQSLVGKLQKQIKELQARIEELEEEIEAERGSRVKAEKQRSDLARELEELGERLEEAGGATSAQIELNKKREAELSKLRRDLEEANIQHEATLASLRKKHNDAVAEMGEQIDTLNKLKARVEKDKVQYFSELNDMRASVDQLSNEKAAQEKIVKQLQHQLNETQGKLEEVNRTLNDFDAAKKKLSIENSDLLRQLEEAESQVSQLSKIKISLTTQLEDTKRLADEESRERATLLGKFRNLEHDLDNIREQVEEEAEGKADLQRQLSKANAEAQLWRTKYESEGVARAEELEEAKRKLQARLAEAEETIESLNQKVIALEKTKQRLSTEVEDLQIEVDRATAIANAAEKKQKAFDKIIGEWKLKVDDLAAELDASQKECRNYSTELFRLRGAYEEGQEQLEAVRRENKNLADEVKDLLDQIGEGGRNIHEIEKARKRLEAEKDELQAALEEAEAALEQEENKVLRSQLELSQVRQEIDRRIQEKEEEFENTRKNHQRALDSMQASLEAEAKGKAEALRMKKKLEADINELEIALDHANKANAEAQKNIKRYQQQLKDVQTALEEEQRARDEARELLGISERRANALQNELEESRTLLEQADRGRRQAEQELADCHEQLNELGAQNASISAAKRKLEAELQTLHSDLDELLNEAKNSEEKAKKAMVDAARLADELRAEQDHAQTQEKLRKALETQIKELQVRLDEAEANALKGGKKAIQKLEQRVRELENELDGEQRRHADAQKNLRKSERRIKELSFQADEDRKNHERMQDLVDKLQQKIKTYKRQIEEAEEIAALNLAKFRKAQQELEEAEERADLAEQAITKFRTKGRGGSAARGLSPAPHRPAFKPQLDGSAFPPRFDLQPDGEL is encoded by the exons AGCAAGGACTTCAAAAAGGACCAGCTGCAGCAAGTAAATCCACCGAAATATGAAAAAGCCGAGGATATGTCGAATTTAACTTACCTCAACGATGCTTCGGTCCTCCACAATTTGAAACAACGTTATTACGCCAAACTCATCTAC ACGTACTCTGGCCTCTTCTGTGTAGCTATCAATCCCTACAAAAGATTTCCCGTATATACTCATAGATGCGCCAAACTTTATCGAGGCAAAAGACGTAACGAAGTGCCACCGCACATTTTTGCCATTTCTGATGGAGCCTATGTCAATATGCTTACCA ACAGTGAAAATCAATCCATGTTGATTACCGGCGAATCTGGTGCCGGAAAAACTGAGAATACGAAGAAAGTAATCGCGTATTTCGCCACTGTCGGTGCCTCGACTAAGAAAGCCGACGACACTTCCCAGAAGAAAGGTTCCCTGGAAGATCAGGTGGTGCAAACCAATCCTGTCTTGGAAGCGTTCGGTAATGCTAAAACCGTCCGTAATGACAACTCCTCGCGTTTC GGTAAATTCATCCGTATTCACTTTGGCCCCACTGGAAAATTGGCTGGTGCCGATATCGAGACCT ATCTATTGGAGAAAGCTCGTGTCATCTCTCAACAGGCTCTTGAACGTTCTTATCACATCTTCTACCAAATGATGTCAGGCTCGGTCCCCGGTTTGAAGG AAATGTTGCTGCTGTCCAACAACATCCATGACTACTACTTTGTCTCACAAGGGAAGACGACTATTCCTGGCCTCGATGATGGCGAGGAACTATTAATCACCGAT CAAGCTTTCGATGTATTGGGCTTCACTCAAGAAGAAAAGAACGACATTTACAAGATCACCGCTGCCGTCATGCACATGGGTGGTATGAAGTTCAAGCAAAGAGGTCGCGAAGAACAAGCCGAAGCCGACGGAACCGAG GAAGGTGAACGTGTCGCCAAACTGCTTGGTTGCGACTGTGCCGATCTTTACAAGAACTTGTTGAAACCAAGGATCAAGGTCGGTAACGAGTTCGTAACACAAGGTCGTAACAAGGATCAAGTAGCATATTCGGTGGGTGCCATGTCGAAGGCCATGTTCGACAGGCTGTTTAAGTGGTTGGTCAAAAAATGTAACGAAACCCTGGACACGCAACAAAAGAGGCAACATTTCATCGGTGTACTGGATATCGCCGGTTTTGAAATCTTCGAC TACAACAGCTTTGAGCAACTCTGTATCAACTTCACCAACGAAAAGCTTCAACAATTCTTCAATCACCATATGTTCATTCTGGAACAAGAAGAATACAAACGCGAAGGAATTGAGTGGACTTTCATTGACTTTGGCATGGATCTACAACAAACGATCGATCTGATCGAGAAG CCTATGGGTATCCTCTCCATTCTTGAAGAAGAATCTATGTTCCCGAAAGCCACTGACAAGACCTTCGAGGAGAAATTGAACAACAATCACCTTGGCAAGAGTCCTAACTTCTTGAAGCCTAAACCGCCAAAACCAGGCCAGCAAGCAGCTCACTTTGCTATCGGCCATTATGCCGGAAAT GTACCATACAACATCACGGGTTGGCTGGAAAAGAACAAGGACCCGTTGAACGACACTGTTGTGGATCAGTTCAAGAAATCCAGTAATAAACTGCTGATCGAGATCTTCGCTGACCATCCTGGACAGTCTGGTGATGccggtggcggcggcggtgcGAAAGGTGGACGTGGTAAGAAGGGCGGTGGTTTCTCGACGGTATCATCGTCCTATAGGGAACAATTGAACAACCTGATGACTACTCTGAGAGCTACCCAACCACACTTCGTCCGTTGTATCATCCCCAACGAAATGAAGCAGCCTGGTGTCATAGATTCTCATCTCGTCATGCATCAGTTGACTTGTAACGGTGTACTTGAAGGCATCCGTATTTGTCGTAAAGGATTCCCCAACAGAATGGTCTATCCTGACTTCAAGCTACG GTACAAGATTCTGGCACCACAAGCAGTCACGAAGTTGGGTGCTGACCCGAAGAAGGCTGCAGAGGCGATTTTGGAGGCATCCGGCCTCGACCCCGATCAATATCGTCTTGGACACACCAAG gTGTTCTTCCGTGCCGGAGTCCTGGGTCAGATGGAAGAACTTCGTGACGAGCGACTTAGCAAAATCGTATCTTGGATGCAAGCCTACATCAGAGGTTACTTGTCCAGAAAAGACTACAAGAAACTGCAAGATCAACGTTTGGCTTTGGTCGTCGTACAAAGGAACTTGAGGAAATACTTGCAAATTCGTACTTGGCCATGGTGGAAATTGTGGCAGAAAGTTAAGCCCCTTCTCAACGTTACTCGTATCGAGGACGAGCTTGCC GCGCTCGAGGAGAAAGCGAGAAAAGCTCAGGAAGCCTtcgaaaaggaagagaaactGCGCAAGGAACTCGAAGAGCAGAACACGAAACTTGTCTCCGAAAGGAATGCCTTGCAACGACAACTGGATGGTGAAAAAGGTTCCCTCTCGGAATATATGGAGAAATCTCTGAAATTGGCCGCTCAGAAAGCCGATATCGAGTCACAACTTCAG GATCTGAATGACAGattcaaagaagaagaagatgccAGGAACAATCTCTTCCAAAATAAGAAGAAACTCGAACAAGAAGTGGCAGGTCTAAAGAAAGACATTGAGGACCTCGAGCTTAACCTACAGAAATCAGAGCAAGATAAGGCGACGAAGGACCACCAGATCCGCAATTTGAACGACGAGATCGCTCATCAAGACGAACTGATCAATAAATTgaacaaagagaaaaagaatcaaGGTGAAGTTAATCAGAAAACTGCCGAAGAGCTTCAAGCTGCCGAAGATAAAGTCAATCACTTGAACAAAGTCAAAGTCAAACTCGAGCACACTCTTGACGAACTCGAAGATTCCCTCGAACGTGAAAAGAAATCACG AGCCGACGTAGAGAAAGCTAAACGAAAGGTGGAAGGCGACTTGAAACTTACACAGGAAGCTGTTGCTGACCTCGAGAGAAATAAGAAGGAACTCGAACAAACCATTCAACGTAAGGACAAGGAATTATCGTCTTTGACCGCTAAACTTGAAGACGAACAGTCGTTAGTAGGCAaattacagaaacaaattaagGAATTACAAGCCCGTATCGAAGAACTGGAAGAAGAG ATCGAAGCTGAGCGTGGTTCTCGCGTGAAAGCTGAGAAACAGCGCAGTGACTTGGCACGAGAACTCGAGGAACTTGGTGAACGTCTCGAGGAAGCTGGCGGTGCCACCTCTGCCCAAATTGAACTCAACAAGAAGAGAGAAGCCGAACTTAGCAAGCTGCGCAGAGACCTCGAGGAAGCCAACATTCAACACGAAGCCACTCTTGCGAGTTTACGCAAAAAGCACAACGATGCCGTTGCCGAAATGGGAGAACAAATTGATACGCTTAACAAACTCAAGGCCAG AGTTGAAAAGGACAAGGTTCAATACTTCAGCGAATTAAACGACATGCGCGCGTCGGTAGATCAACTAAGCAACGAGAAG GCTGCCCAAGAAAAGATCGTGAAACAATTGCAACACCAATTAAACGAAACCCAAGGAAAACTGGAGGAAGTGAACCGTACTCTGAATGACTTCGATGCTGCGAAGAAGAAACTGTCGATCGAAAACAGTGATCTGCTACGACAATTAGAGGAAGCCGAATCGCAAGTTAGTCAGCTTTCGAAGATCAAGATTTCGCTGACAACGCAGCTCGAAGACACGAAACGATTGGCTGATGAAGAATCGAGAGAACGCGCTACTCTCCTTGGCAAGTTCCGTAACTTGGAACACGATTTGGATAACATTCGTGAACAAGTGGAAGAGGAAGCCGAAGGTAAAGCGGATCTTCAGAGGCAACTTAGCAAGGCAAACGCCGAGGCACAATTATGGCGCACGAAATACGAATCTGAGGGCGTTGCGAGAGCGGAAGAACTCGAGGAAGCTAAGAGGAAGCTGCAGGCACGGTTGGCCGAAGCGGAGGAAACCATCGAATCCCTCAACCAAAAGGTTATCGCTCTCGAGAAGACGAAACAGAGATTGTCGACGGAGGTAGAGGACTTACAGATCGAAGTGGATCGCGCGACCGCGATCGCCAACGCCGCCGAAAAGAAACAGAAGGCCTTTGATAAGATTATCGGCGAATGGAAACTCAAAGTGGACGATCTCGCCGCCGAACTCGATGCCAGTCAGAAGGAATGCCGCAATTACAGCACGGAATTGTTCAGGCTCAGAG GTGCGTACGAAGAAGGTCAAGAACAGTTGGAAGCAGTACGTCGCGAGAACAAGAATCTAGCCGACGAAGTAAAAGACCTCTTGGATCAAATTGGCGAAGGTGGACGCAATATTCACGAGATCGAAAAAGCCAGGAAGCGCCTGGAGGCTGAAAAGGATGAACTTCAAGCTGCTCTAGAAGAAGCAGAGGCCGCTTTGGAACAAGAAGAGAACAAAGTATTGCGCAGTCAACTTGAACTGAGTCAAGTCAGACAAGAAATCGACCGACGTATCCAGGAGAAGGAAGAGGAATTCGAAAATACCAGAAAGAATCACCAACGTGCTCTCGATTCTATGCAGGCATCGCTCGAAGCTGAAGCTAAG GGCAAGGCCGAGGCTTTGCGCATGAAGAAAAAACTGGAAGCAGATATAAACGAATTGGAGATCGCCCTGGATCATGCGAACAAAGCGAATGCCGAAGCTCAAAAGAACATCAAGAGATACCAACAGCAGCTGAAGGATGTCCAGACCGCGCTCGAAGAAGAACAACGAGCTCGCGACGAAGCGAGAGAACTTCTTGGAATTTCGGAACGCCGGGCGAACGCGCTTCAGAACGAACTCGAAGAAAGCCGTACTCTTCTCGAACAAGCGGACCGCGGACGTCGCCAGGCTGAACAAGAATTGGCCGACTGCCACGAGCAACTCAACGAACTAGGTGCTCAGAACGCTTCCATCTCTGCTGCCAAGAGAAAACTCGAGGCTGAGCTGCAAACCCTTCAC tCTGACTTGGACGAATTGTTGAACGAAGCAAAGAACTCTGAGGAGAAAGCAAAGAAAGCCATGGTTGATGCCGCTAGATTAGCCGACGAACTTCGAGCCGAACAAGATCATGCTCAAACGCAAGAGAAGCTTCGCAAAGCACTCGAAACTCAGATCAAGGAACTCCAGGTGCGTCTCGACGAAGCTGAAGCGAATGCCCTGAAAGGTGGTAAGAAGGCAATTCAAAAACTCGAACAACGTGTTCGTGAATTGGAGAACGAACTCGATGGAGAACAGAGGAGACACGCTGACGCTCAGAAGAATCTTCGCAAGTCCGAACGTCGCATCAAGGAACTCAGCTTCCAG GCTGATGAGGACCGCAAGAACCATGAGCGCATGCAAGACCTTGTCGATAAGCTTCAACAGAAGATCAAGACCTACAAGAGGCAGATCGAGGAAGCTGAAGAAATCGCTGCTTTGAATCTCGCGAAATTCCGCAAAGCGCAACAAGAGCTCGAGGAGGCAGAGGAAAGGGCGGACCTGGCTGAACAGGCAATTACCAAGTTCCGTACTAAAGGACGCGGAGGAAGTGCTGCGCGCGGATTGAGCCCAGCG CCACACCGACCTGCGTTCAAACCCCAATTGGATGGTTCCGCATTCCCGCCACGCTTCGACCTGCAGCCCGATGGTGAACTGTAA